From Gloeocapsa sp. DLM2.Bin57, one genomic window encodes:
- a CDS encoding DEAD/DEAH box helicase translates to MGRLPKLYYQRGTLILHPPPRGKVWLDFATWDDRVEKFRVPAIYYRSLVESLQATETPFIDEASQFTSLELTSCLEITPYPHQTEAINAWKQQGRRGIVVLPTGAGKTYIAQLAIQDTPRSTLIVVPTLDLMQQWYAKIIAMFPDIEVGLLGGGECDRTPILIATYHSAANQIQYLGNLYGLLIFDECHHLPTQFFRVIAEEAIAPYRLGLSATPERSDGNHRDLETLIGPVIYRKSVQELATTALADYKIVQIKVKLSQQESQKYAQALKIRNDFLRQSNISLNNLNGWQLFIKASASSSAGRRAMLAHRESKEIIAATPSKLRMLADLITQHYPESILIFTNDNATVYRISQEFLIPSITHQTPVKERHAILERFRSGEYKTLVTSHVLNEGVDVPDVKIAIIISGTSSTREYIQRLGRILRKSKQSQLAILYEIIAANTSEESVSQRRSTDKVDIYTMQPRPQLKAAEQKSLWNEE, encoded by the coding sequence ATGGGGCGTTTGCCAAAACTATATTATCAACGAGGCACTTTAATCCTACATCCACCCCCAAGGGGTAAAGTGTGGCTAGACTTTGCTACTTGGGACGATCGCGTAGAAAAATTTCGAGTACCTGCTATTTATTATCGTTCCCTGGTAGAATCTCTTCAAGCAACAGAAACACCCTTTATCGACGAAGCGAGTCAATTTACCAGTTTAGAATTAACCTCTTGTCTAGAAATTACCCCCTATCCTCATCAAACCGAAGCTATTAACGCTTGGAAACAACAGGGGAGAAGGGGTATAGTGGTTTTACCCACAGGAGCTGGCAAAACTTATATAGCACAATTAGCAATACAAGATACACCACGTTCTACCTTGATTGTTGTACCAACCCTAGATTTAATGCAGCAATGGTACGCCAAAATAATAGCGATGTTCCCTGATATAGAAGTGGGGTTACTCGGTGGAGGTGAGTGCGATCGCACTCCTATCTTAATCGCCACCTATCATAGCGCAGCTAATCAGATACAGTATTTAGGCAATCTCTACGGGTTATTAATTTTTGACGAGTGTCATCATTTACCCACACAATTTTTTCGAGTTATCGCAGAAGAAGCGATCGCTCCCTATCGTCTGGGTTTAAGCGCTACTCCCGAAAGAAGTGACGGTAATCATCGAGATTTAGAAACTTTAATTGGTCCTGTTATCTATCGTAAAAGTGTCCAAGAATTAGCCACAACTGCTTTAGCTGATTATAAAATCGTCCAAATCAAAGTTAAATTATCCCAACAAGAGAGCCAAAAATACGCACAAGCCTTAAAAATCCGTAATGATTTCCTTCGTCAGTCCAATATCTCCCTAAATAATCTCAATGGTTGGCAATTATTCATTAAAGCTAGTGCTAGCTCAAGCGCAGGACGTCGCGCGATGTTAGCTCATCGAGAAAGTAAAGAAATTATCGCAGCAACCCCGAGTAAATTAAGAATGCTCGCTGATTTGATTACTCAACATTACCCCGAATCTATATTAATTTTTACCAATGATAACGCTACGGTTTATCGAATCTCTCAAGAATTTTTAATTCCGTCGATAACCCATCAAACTCCAGTTAAAGAACGTCACGCTATTTTAGAACGTTTTCGCTCAGGAGAATACAAAACCTTAGTCACTTCTCACGTATTAAACGAAGGAGTTGACGTTCCTGATGTCAAAATCGCTATTATTATCTCAGGGACAAGTTCTACTAGAGAATATATTCAGCGTCTTGGTCGCATTTTACGCAAAAGTAAACAATCTCAATTAGCGATTCTCTATGAAATAATTGCAGCTAATACTAGTGAAGAAAGTGTCTCTCAACGCAGGAGTACAGATAAAGTAGATATTTATACAATGCAACCACGACCTCAACTTAAAGCAGCTGAACAGAAATCTCTCTGGAATGAGGAGTAG
- a CDS encoding peptidylprolyl isomerase, translating into MTTIALQGKATISMAINGEPVIIEVDGNNAPITAGNFVDLVDRGVYENTLFHRVISEPQPFVAQGGDPQSADPDTPFQVLGTGGFIDPVTGERRNIPLEIKPEGADRPVYNQVLPEGVEPLLKHEQGVIAMARADAPDTASTQFYFTLDRLEFLDGVYAVFGEVVEGFEVIQQIEDISTEEDLSPEEFRAKAAQISDVEVVEIDSMLITGTRGNDTLTGTSFDDRILGLQGNDVIDGGNGNDTLIGGPGNDLLRGGRGSDRLFGGPGNDTLIGGGGNDYLNGGSGRNRLIGGPGNDRFVVGLDGYAAIMDFEPNQDLILIPLADLDRNLNPGRLLPGRFHVGSEPSNRLQRIIYDPTDGVLSYDPDGSGDRGSRRIARLIGSPELSVSDIRII; encoded by the coding sequence ATGACAACGATCGCACTCCAGGGTAAAGCAACCATTTCTATGGCGATTAATGGAGAGCCTGTAATAATTGAAGTTGATGGTAATAATGCTCCGATTACCGCAGGTAATTTTGTTGATTTAGTAGATCGTGGAGTGTATGAAAACACCCTATTTCACCGCGTTATTAGTGAACCTCAACCATTTGTCGCACAAGGAGGAGACCCCCAGAGTGCAGATCCTGATACACCTTTTCAAGTATTGGGTACGGGTGGTTTTATTGATCCAGTTACAGGAGAAAGACGCAATATACCTCTAGAAATTAAACCCGAAGGTGCAGATAGACCAGTATATAATCAAGTCTTACCTGAAGGGGTAGAACCCCTGTTAAAGCACGAACAAGGTGTAATCGCTATGGCGCGAGCTGACGCACCTGATACGGCTTCAACACAATTTTATTTTACCCTAGATAGGTTAGAGTTTCTCGATGGTGTTTACGCTGTTTTTGGTGAGGTAGTAGAAGGTTTTGAGGTAATCCAACAGATTGAGGATATCTCCACAGAAGAAGATCTATCTCCAGAGGAGTTTCGCGCTAAAGCTGCGCAAATATCTGATGTAGAAGTTGTCGAGATTGATTCGATGTTAATTACTGGTACAAGAGGGAATGATACTCTCACAGGAACGTCTTTTGACGATCGCATTTTGGGATTACAGGGTAACGATGTTATTGATGGGGGTAATGGTAATGATACCCTGATTGGTGGTCCTGGTAATGATTTATTGCGAGGTGGTAGAGGTAGCGATCGCCTTTTTGGAGGTCCTGGTAATGATACCTTGATTGGAGGTGGAGGAAACGACTATCTCAACGGAGGATCAGGCAGAAATCGCTTAATAGGAGGACCCGGAAACGATCGCTTTGTGGTTGGTTTAGATGGGTATGCTGCGATTATGGATTTTGAACCGAATCAAGATTTAATCTTAATCCCTTTAGCAGATCTCGATCGCAATCTCAATCCAGGTAGATTACTTCCAGGACGTTTTCATGTTGGTTCTGAACCTTCTAACCGATTACAACGCATTATTTACGATCCAACCGATGGTGTACTCAGTTATGATCCCGATGGTAGTGGTGATAGAGGTTCGAGACGAATCGCTAGATTAATAGGTAGTCCCGAACTGAGTGTAAGTGATATTAGGATTATTTAA